One segment of Methylotuvimicrobium sp. KM2 DNA contains the following:
- a CDS encoding PDDEXK nuclease domain-containing protein, with protein sequence MTKIIKDTQYANWIQALKQQFRQSQLKAVIKVNQTLLQFYWQLGGEILEKQKKTQWGEGFIPQLSKDLMAEFPAVKGFSVRNLKYIRQWRSFYAEIGQQAVAQLCQLPWGHNLAIISKTQDHQEALYYVQQSLIHGWSRAVLVHQMESGLWQREGMAVTNFEQTLPAIQSDLAQQSLKDPYIFDFLTLSVDHSERELEQSLVKHITQFLLELGSGFAYMGQQVPIAVGERDFYLDLLFYHTQLHCYVVIELKINDFEPEYAGKLNFYIKAVDEQLRRAGDLPTIGLLLCKNKDRMVVEYALSDINKPIGVSEYQLTKSLPKNLKPSLPSVEDIEAEFETELLGSHEKNHKES encoded by the coding sequence ATGACGAAAATTATCAAAGACACCCAATACGCTAACTGGATTCAGGCATTAAAACAGCAGTTTCGCCAATCACAACTCAAAGCCGTTATCAAGGTGAATCAAACCTTGTTGCAATTTTACTGGCAGCTTGGTGGCGAAATTTTAGAAAAACAGAAAAAGACGCAATGGGGCGAGGGTTTTATTCCCCAACTGAGCAAAGATTTAATGGCGGAATTTCCTGCTGTCAAAGGATTTTCGGTTCGTAATCTTAAATATATCCGCCAATGGCGCAGCTTTTACGCGGAAATTGGGCAACAGGCTGTTGCCCAATTATGCCAACTGCCGTGGGGGCATAACCTAGCCATTATTAGCAAAACGCAAGATCACCAAGAGGCGCTGTATTATGTTCAGCAGTCATTAATCCACGGTTGGAGCCGAGCAGTACTGGTTCATCAAATGGAATCAGGCTTATGGCAGCGAGAGGGTATGGCGGTCACAAATTTTGAGCAGACCTTGCCAGCCATCCAATCCGATTTAGCACAACAATCGCTAAAAGACCCTTATATTTTTGATTTTCTGACGCTAAGCGTCGATCACAGCGAGCGCGAGCTTGAACAAAGCTTGGTTAAACACATTACCCAATTTTTGCTTGAATTAGGCTCAGGCTTTGCCTACATGGGACAACAAGTGCCAATTGCTGTGGGTGAACGAGACTTCTATTTGGATCTGTTGTTTTATCATACGCAACTCCATTGTTATGTAGTGATTGAGCTAAAAATTAACGACTTTGAACCCGAGTATGCGGGAAAACTGAACTTTTATATTAAAGCCGTCGATGAGCAATTACGTCGCGCTGGCGATCTGCCAACCATTGGCCTTTTACTTTGCAAAAATAAAGATCGCATGGTAGTGGAGTATGCGCTTAGTGATATCAATAAACCTATAGGCGTATCTGAATATCAATTAACTAAATCATTACCGAAAAATTTAAAGCCAAGCCTACCGAGCGTCGAAGATATTGAAGCAGAATTTGAAACTGAGCTGTTAGGTTCTCACGAGAAAAACCACAAAGAATCATAA
- a CDS encoding DUF1016 N-terminal domain-containing protein — MKHEMASVSHEFMSEVKAMVEKTRNTIAQEVNQQMTYLYWQLGKRINEEVLQGLRADYGKKIVTSLSRQLTADYGKSFSEKNLRKMMQFSAIFPYENNVAPLMRQLSWTHFTLLIPIADEF; from the coding sequence ATGAAACATGAGATGGCTAGCGTGTCCCATGAGTTCATGTCTGAGGTGAAAGCGATGGTTGAAAAGACGCGTAATACGATCGCCCAAGAAGTGAACCAGCAAATGACGTATTTATATTGGCAACTTGGAAAGCGAATCAACGAAGAAGTGTTGCAAGGGCTGCGCGCTGACTATGGGAAAAAGATTGTCACATCGCTGTCGCGACAATTGACTGCTGATTACGGCAAGAGTTTTAGCGAGAAAAACCTACGCAAGATGATGCAATTTTCGGCTATTTTTCCGTATGAAAACAATGTCGCACCACTGATGCGACAATTAAGCTGGACCCATTTCACTCTTCTGATCCCCATTGCGGATGAATTTTGA
- a CDS encoding restriction endonuclease subunit S, producing the protein MVTIAEMPKYKAYKDSGFKWIGEIPLDWEISKLGACLSSVSFKNYPGLPLLSITREQGVIERNIEDQESNHNFIPDDLSGYKLIKKGQFGMNKMKAWQGSYGVSKYTGIVSPAYYIFDFAKEINPDFFNWAIRSKLYVSYFGSASDGVRIGQWDLSKTRMKGIPFILPDERQQGLIAKYLDIKTAQIDEAIAIKQQQISLLKERKQIIIQQAVTQGLDPNVPMKNSDVDWIGMIPEHWEVLANRTLFTERVESGREGLPLLSVSIHSGVSSEEVSEKDNVRGRVKIEDKTKYVLVKKGDVAFNMMRAWQGGIGAVTTEGMVSPAYIVAKPIGAIVADFFEYQYRCPKFIQQMDRYSKGITDFRKRLYWDGFKQLKTVVPPEKEQEKIIQFIQDLATKTEAADKLLNAQIEKLKEYKTTLINSAVTGKIKITPEMIGYV; encoded by the coding sequence ATGGTAACTATTGCAGAAATGCCGAAGTATAAGGCTTATAAGGACTCAGGATTCAAATGGATTGGCGAAATTCCCTTAGATTGGGAAATATCAAAATTAGGAGCATGTTTATCTTCTGTTTCTTTTAAGAACTATCCAGGACTTCCATTACTTTCAATAACAAGGGAACAGGGAGTTATTGAGCGAAATATTGAAGACCAAGAATCTAATCATAACTTTATTCCAGACGATTTGAGTGGTTACAAGCTAATCAAAAAAGGTCAGTTTGGTATGAATAAAATGAAAGCGTGGCAAGGTTCGTACGGGGTATCAAAGTATACAGGAATAGTTAGCCCCGCATATTACATATTCGACTTTGCTAAAGAGATTAATCCTGATTTTTTTAACTGGGCCATCCGTAGTAAGCTCTATGTATCTTACTTCGGAAGTGCTTCTGATGGTGTTCGTATTGGTCAGTGGGACTTGTCCAAAACAAGAATGAAAGGAATTCCTTTCATTCTTCCTGATGAACGTCAACAAGGACTCATCGCCAAATACCTAGATATAAAAACAGCCCAAATCGACGAAGCCATTGCCATCAAACAGCAGCAAATTAGCCTGCTCAAGGAGCGCAAGCAAATCATCATCCAGCAAGCAGTCACGCAAGGCCTAGACCCCAACGTACCCATGAAAAATTCGGACGTGGATTGGATTGGGATGATTCCCGAACATTGGGAAGTGCTGGCTAATCGCACATTGTTTACTGAGCGCGTAGAATCAGGTAGAGAGGGATTACCCCTGCTTTCAGTTTCAATTCATTCAGGTGTTTCTTCTGAGGAGGTCTCAGAGAAGGATAATGTTCGTGGTCGCGTCAAAATCGAGGATAAAACGAAATATGTTCTTGTTAAAAAAGGGGATGTCGCTTTCAACATGATGCGTGCTTGGCAGGGTGGAATTGGTGCTGTAACGACAGAGGGAATGGTTAGCCCTGCATATATTGTTGCCAAGCCCATTGGTGCAATTGTTGCTGATTTTTTTGAGTATCAGTATCGGTGCCCTAAGTTTATACAGCAGATGGATAGATACTCTAAAGGAATTACAGATTTTCGTAAGAGATTATACTGGGATGGCTTCAAGCAGTTGAAAACAGTTGTTCCTCCTGAGAAAGAACAAGAAAAGATTATCCAGTTCATACAAGACTTGGCAACCAAGACTGAAGCAGCAGACAAGCTACTGAATGCCCAAATCGAAAAACTCAAAGAATACAAAACCACCCTGATCAACAGCGCGGTTACCGGCAAAATCAAAATTACCCCAGAGATGATAGGGTACGTGTGA